The following proteins come from a genomic window of Oceanibaculum indicum P24:
- a CDS encoding Txe/YoeB family addiction module toxin: MKIVWTPGALEDFRYWQIQGGGQEARIKALLADIRQTPFSGIGKPEPLRGNLQGWWSRRITQEHRLIYRIAGSGSDQRIEVLACRYHY, translated from the coding sequence GTGAAGATCGTCTGGACGCCCGGCGCGCTTGAGGATTTCCGCTACTGGCAAATACAGGGCGGCGGGCAGGAAGCCCGCATAAAGGCCCTGCTTGCCGACATCCGGCAGACGCCCTTTTCCGGTATCGGCAAGCCGGAACCGCTGCGCGGCAATTTGCAGGGCTGGTGGTCACGCCGGATCACCCAGGAACACCGGCTGATCTACCGCATCGCGGGCAGCGGCAGCGACCAGCGCATCGAGGTGCTGGCCTGCCGGTATCATTACTGA
- a CDS encoding type II toxin-antitoxin system Phd/YefM family antitoxin — translation MSENTPLDVITYSTLRENLASVMDSVSASGAHVIVTRQKAKPVVLVDFAEFQAMQETLHLLSSPRNAERLQEALEDAAAGRLVEFDPLAGDNAA, via the coding sequence ATGAGCGAGAACACACCCCTTGACGTCATCACCTACTCGACGCTGCGGGAGAACCTGGCATCGGTGATGGACAGCGTGTCCGCGTCGGGCGCGCATGTCATCGTCACCCGGCAGAAGGCGAAGCCGGTTGTGCTCGTCGATTTCGCCGAATTCCAGGCCATGCAGGAAACGCTGCATCTGCTGTCCAGCCCTCGCAATGCGGAGCGGCTGCAGGAGGCACTGGAGGACGCGGCGGCAGGGCGGCTGGTCGAGTTCGATCCGCTGGCTGGCGATAATGCCGCGTGA